The region GAGCCTGAGCTATCGCGGCCAGAACGGCCGTCCGGTGTTCAACGGCAGCGCCAATCAGCAAGTCAGCCTGCGCATCGCCGGGCAAGCCACGCTGCCGGCCGGCCGCGACATCAGCTACGTCGTCTACAACCCGGCCGGCGCCGCCATCAAGACCAGCGTGATTTCCGCTGCGACCGCCTCGATCAACCTCGTGCTGCCGAGCACCGGGCGATACACCCTCCTGGTCGACCCGCTCTACGGCGAAACCGCGAATACCGAGATCACCCTGACCCAGGGTTTCAGCGGCGCGCTCGTCGCCGACGGCGATTCGATGGATCTGTCCTCGCCGACCGAAGGCAAATCTGCAGCAGTCGATTTCTACGTCGCCGCGGGCGCCAGGCTGGGCTTGGGCTTCAGCAACCTGGCCCTTAGCGGTGCGCCAGCGGGAGAACCGGCGATCGCGGTGCTGACCAAGCCCGATGGCAGCCAAAGCACGCTGGGCAACTGTTTCGTCGCCAACGGCGGTTGCGACTTCAATCTCAGCGGCCTGGCGGCCGGCGTGCACAACATCCGGCTCGGCGCATATTCGGCCACGGCCCGGGTTTCGGTCACCGCGACCTTGAGCAACGACAAGACAGGTCCCGTGCCTTCGACCCCCACGCCGTTCGCATTGGATCGTCGCGGCCAGAATGCGCGCCTGTGGTTCGATGCCAGCGCCGGCCAGACCGTGGCACTCGCGTATTCGCAGTTGCTCAGTGCCCCGGCCAACCGGGCGGTCGCGATCACCGTGTACCGGCCCGACGGAATGAGCTTGAAAACCAACAGCTCGCGCTCGTCGGCGACTACCCTCAATCTGCCCAACCTGCCGGCGAGCGGACGTTATTCGGTGCTGGTCGATACCGAATTCGGCGCCACCGCGTCGATGAACCTGTGGCTCGCGAACGGTGTCGACGAAAGCCTTATGCTCGACGGCGATAGCGTCGACGCAGCGGCGCAGAACGCCGGACAGAATTTCTACTTCCGTTTGTCCAACCCGCAGACCGGCACTATCGGCCTCGGCTTCAGCGAACTGTCGGCTCCGGACCTCGGAAACGACCGCGTCCGCATCAGCGTCCTGTCCAGCGGCGGCGCCAGCGTGCTTTCGGAAGAGTGCCGCATCTCCTTGAGCGGTTGCGACCTCAACCTGACGAATCTCGCAAGCGGCAACTACAACATCGTCGTCGAACCTCTGGGCCAGCAGAAACTGAGCCTGCGCGCCACCGCCAGTACCCAGCTCAGCGGGTCGCTGGCCGGGGAAACCCCGTTCGCTCTGGCCCTTGCCCGCCCCGGCCAGGATGCCCTGCTCAGCTTCAACCTGCCCCAGACGCAGGACGTGGCCTTGGGCATCTACCAGCACGCGACTCAGCCGGTCGGCCGCGGCGTCGTCTACCGCATCTACAAGCCCGATGGGAGCCTGATCCTGCACCGCTCGGTCGATGCCGACCAATCGCTCTTTCTGCCGGGGCTCGCCGCAGGCGCCTATACGATCGGAATCGACCCCACCGAAGGCGAAACCGCCAGCGCGCAACTGATCCTGCACACGCCCAAGACCGGTGTGTTGGCGGTCGACGGCGATTCCCTGCCGATGTCCACCCAGACCGCGGGCCAGGAAATCCATCTGAGTTTCGAAGCGCAACAAGGCGCCAATCTCGGCCTCGGCATTTCGGAGTTGAGCGGCTCGACTTCGGCGGCGGCCTGGCTCAAGGCTTACCGACCGGATGGCACTCAACTGCATTCGCAATCCTGCGCACCGCCGGGCTGCAGCATGAACTTCAAGAACCTCGATGCCGGCATCTACACGGTCAAGATCTCCGATAGCGCTCCACCGCCGCCGGCCCGCTCGCTGCTCGCGACACTGAGCTCGGACCTGGAAGGCGGCGTCGGCGTGAATGCCCCGACCACGATTACCTTGAACCGCCCGGGCCTCAATGGCCGCTACCGTTTCAATGCGGTGGCCGGACAGAACCTGGCACTGACGATTTCGAATGTCGCGACCGCACCCGCGTTCGGGGATGTCGATTACACATTGTATCTGCCCGATGGCAGCCAGCGCACCGGCAGGTCGCAAAAGGGTTACAGCTTCAACCTGGACGCGCTTGCGTTGACCGGCGAATACATGCTGTTCGTCGATCCATCCAAGGCGATGCAGTTGAGCGGCAAGATCGAACTCGCGCTCGGAGAAAGCGGCCATATCGTCGCCGATGGCGATCCGGTCAACTTCGCCACCCAGCTTCACGGTCAGTCGCTGTATTTCACCTTCGATGCGGTACAGGGCGAATACCTCGACCTGGGTTTGAGCGAGTTCCAGCTCGACGGCTCTTCGGGCGACTACAGGATCTTCGTGGTTCCGCTGGCCGACGGCCCCACGCGCCAGGGTTACTGCGTCATGCAAGGCCCCTGCAGCATGCGTCTGAAGGACCTCGCGGCCGGCCGTTATCTGGTCGCCCTGGAGCCGTACTGGCAGGACCCCGACCGCTACAGCCCCTTCAGCACGACCGCGACCCTCAGCCGCGAACTCTCCGGAACCTTGAGCCTCGACCAGCCGCAGACCGTGACGATTCCGCGCCACGGCCAAGTCATGCGCCTGGCCCTTCCGGTGGTGGCGGGACAGAAGCTGCTGCTGAAAGTCGCCGGTCAATCGACTGCTCCCACTGGCAACGTCGTCGGCTACAGCGTGCAGACGCCATCCGGCGAACTGGTGTTGTCGAGCGGCAACAGCAACGAGACCGCGACTTTCAACCTGAACTACGCGCCCACGAGCGGCGACTACCCGATGACGATCATCAATGGGCACGCGACCAGCGCGCAGATGCAAGTAGTGATCGAGCAGGCTCCGGAATAGGTCGAACCTCACCGCCGATCCGTCGTTGGATCGGCGGCGTCGCCCGCAGTCGCCGTCCATCGCCGATAACCTCGGCCTCGCAGACACCGAAGCGTCCAGAAACAGAGGCCCTGTTTAACAGATACAGCCCCGCTCCGGCGGGGCTTTGTCTTTTGGCAATCGATCAACGACCCGGTAGTGCAGCATGCGGGCGCCGTTCCTAGGCGATGCAGCTCTTGACCTTATCCCGGCCGATGCTGAGGAAACGCGCAGTCGCATCGAGGTGCTCGTTGTTCTCGCGCAGACAACTTAAGACCACCCTAGCCGCGCTAGCAGGCAATATTGACAGTCCCTTTTATCTTTCTTGCTATTCAAACAACGATTGAAATGCGCAAATCAGTTCCTCTCGACAACTGCTAACGCATTGACTTTCCTTCTCAAGGCGGCATCCACTTCCAGTATTTTATCGACGGGAAGCCTCGATTTATCGAATCCGTAACTCAAGCTGACACCCCTATACAGGCGGTAATAAACATGGCAGTCATCAGGGGAAATTGTCGGCCCGAGGCCGCAAAGAACGATATAACGACGCCCCTGTGGCGCCGTGTAACCACGCGAATCACCGCGGAACGTGGAGACTTGCGCATGCTCGAAGTCGCTACCGACCGAGCAGCCTTGAAGTCCGTTCTTCAGGTTCTTGCACACAGCCATATTGACGAAGCGATCCGAGGCCCGTTCGCTGACGTCTTGCATCGCGGACGATCCATCGGAAGTTCCGATCAGACTTATCGAGGTGAGCAGACCGAACTGCTGCGCATATGGCCCTTGATCTCGTTCGAATACGTCTTTTAAGTCCAACACCTGGACGCGAGCGGGAACTTCTGCGCAATAACCTGCATCGTTCGCGCCCCCCTCATCCGACCGATGCGTATTGCCCGGTGAGCGACCCACCGATTGAACTATATTGGCGCGCGGGTACTTGAACAGCGTGGCACCAACCAACGCATAAACAGCATCGACTTCCTTTCCACGAGGACAACGACGAGCGCCGGAAACGGATTCGTCCGAGCGTTCCGACAAAGGATGCTGCGACCGAGATTGTGGCGACGATGTCGATTTCGGTCTCTGGGCCGGAGTCGACGTCTGAAGGGAGCCATCGCAAGCGTTCATAAGCAACGATGTCAGCAACACGCCGCCTACGCTCAGGACCGCGCGAAACCGAAGCCTGCTCTTCGCACGAATGTCCATCTTCACTCCATCGATATTTTGATTTTGGCGCGGGACATAATTACCGCTCCCGCAAGGCCTCACCCGTATGCTGCTGCAACGGACTCAATAGGTAATCGATCACCCTGCGCTTGCCGGTACTGATCTCGACGCTCAAGGCCATGCCCGGTGTCAGGCGAACCCGCACCCCGTCGATATCGAGCGCGGTCTGGGCCAACCTGACCCGCGCGGGGAATACCAGTCCCAGCTTTTCGTCCTGGGCGGCGTCGTGCGAGACGCTTTCGACGGTGCCGGTCAGGTAGCCGTAGCGGGTGTAGGGAAAGCTTTCGACTTTCACCGTCACCGGCTGGCCGGCACGCACGAAGCCGATGTCCTTGTTCAACACCGTCGCCTCGACCTCCAACGCCTCTTCGGCCGGCACCACCGCCAGTAGCGGCTGCGCCGGGGTGACCACGCCACCGACGGTATGCACGGCGAGCTGCTGGACCGTGCCTGCTACCGGCGCTCGCAGCTGCATGAGCTTATCGCGCTGACCGGTCTTGGCCACTTCCGGAGTGAACTGCTGGACTTGTTCGCGCGCTTTGCGCAGCCCGTCCAAGGTTTGCTGACGGGTTTCGGCGACCAACACCTTCAACTGCTCCTGCGCGCCGCTCAGAGCCGATTGAGTCTCGTGCAGCCGGCTGCGTTGCGCGGCAAGGTCGCGTTCGGCGGCGATGCGTTCCTGCTCGCGCAGCAGGTACTCGTGCCGTCCTACATACTTGCCTTCGACCAGCTTGGCGTAATCGTCAGCGCGTCCTTTGGCGATCACGGCGCTTTGCTGCAAGGGGCCAATCAGGGACTGAACGGTCTGCAACTCGGCCTTGCGCTGGCCGATCGCCGCTTCCAAGTTGTCGCGCTTGGCGCTGAAGGCCTGGAATTCGCTGTGCGCGAGCTGCTGTTCGGACTGGAAACGCACCGCCGGCAAGGCCGGGTCCGAAGCCAGTACCGGCGCGCCGTGCCCATCGATCGCCGCCGCCAGCGCACTCAGGCGCAATTCCGCCAGGCGCGCGTTGACCAGGGTCTCCCCGGCCTTCTCGTAGTCGGCGGTGGTCGCGGTGGCGTCCAGTTCGATCAACAGCTGCCCTTGCTTCACCCGCTCGCCGTCGCGCACCAATATCCGCCGCACCACCGCGGTTTCCGCCGGCTGCAGCACTTTGGTGCGCGAACCGACCACCGTCTTGCCTTGCGCCACCGCGACGATGTCCAGCTTGCCGATGCAGGCCCACAACAGCGCCACGCAGAAGAACGCGACGATGATGCGCATCGTCCAGCGCGGCAACGGCGCCAGCGGCGTCTCTATCAACTCCAGATGCGCAGGCAGGAACGCCAACTCGTCCTGACTGCGTTTCGGCGGATCCAGGGTCTCGCGCACGGACCAAGCCGCCTTGAAGACACGACCGTAGCGCGCGACGAAATCGCCGACCGCCTGAAAGACATGCTTCATCGGTTCATCCCTGCTGCAGACGATGCAGATACGCGTAATGACCGTCCGGACGTTCGAGCAGCTCGGCGTGCGAGCCGCTTTCGACTATCCGCCCCTTCTCGACGACGACGATGCGATTGGCCTGGCGCACGGTTGAGAGACGGTGGGCAATGATCAATACCGTGCGCCCTTTGCAGATCGCCCGCATGTTGGCCATCACCGCGTGTTCGGATTCGTAGTCGAGCGCGCTGGTGGCCTCATCGAAGATCAGGATGCGCGGATCGGTGATCAGGGCTCGCGCGATCGCGATGCGTTGACGTTGCCCTCCCGACAAGCCCGCACCTTGCTCGCCGACCTTGGTGTCGTAGCCTTCGGGCAGCTCGACGATGAAGTCGTGCGCGCCGGCCAGTTTGGCGGCGTGGATGACCCGCTCCAGCGGAATACCCGGATCCGACAAGGCGATGTTCTCGCGCACGCTGCGGTTGAACAGGAAATTCTCCTGCAGCACCACGCCCAGCTGACGCCGCAGCCACGCTGGATCGGCCAGGGCAAGATCGTGACCGTCGATCAGAACCCGGCCGCGCTCGGGCACGTACAGGCGCTGAACCAGCTTGGTCAGCGTACTCTTGCCGGAACCCGACCGGCCCACGATGCCGATCACCTCGCCCGCGGCGATGTTGAAATCGATGCCGCTGAGTACCTCGGCCGCGTCGGGCCGATAGCGGAAGGTCACGCCCTCGAAAGTCACCTGGCCGCGGATCGGCGGCAGGACCATGCGGCTACCCGGCAGCTCGGTGCGGGTATTGAGAATGTCGCCCAGGCGCTCGACGGAAATGCCGACCTGCTGGAAGTCCTGCCACAGCTGCGCCAGCCGGATGATCGGCGCGGCGACTTGCCCGGCGAGCATATTGAACGCGATCAGCTGCCCGATCGACAGGTCCCCTGCGATCACCAACTGGGCTCCCCAGAACAGGATCGCGATGCTGACCAGCTTCTGCACCAACTGCACGCCTTGCTGGCCGATCGTCGCCAACCGGGTAACGCGGAACGCGGCACCGACGTAGCCCGCGAGCTGGTTGTCCCAGGTGCGGGTGACCCGGGGGTCGACCGCGGTGGCCTTGATGGTGCCGATGCCGGTCACCGTCTCGACCAGGAACGACTGATTGTCGGCGCTGCGGGCGAACTTCTCGTTCAACCGTTTGCGCAGCACGGGCGTGATCGACGCGGACCACAGGGCGTAGACCGGCAGCGAGATCACCACGATCAGGGTGAGCCAGCCGCTGTAGTAGAACATCACCGCGAGAAACACCACGGTAAAGAACAGATCGAGTACCGAGGTCAGCGCCTGTCCGGTAAGGAAGGTGCGGATGTTCTCGAGTTCGCGCACACGCGCCATGGTGTCGCCGACGCGGCGCGACTCGAAGTACGCCAGCGGCAAGGCCAGGATGTGCCGGAACAGGCGCGCGCCCAGCTCGACATCGATCTTGCTGGTCGTGTGCGCGAACACATAGGTACGCAAACCCGACAAGACCACGTCGAATACCGCGATCGATACCAGCCCGACCGCGATCACATGCAGCGTCGTGAGGCCGTGGTGCACCAACACCTTGTCCATCACCACCTGATAGAACAGCGGCGTGATCAGGGCGAACATCTGGATGAAGAACGATACCGCGAACACTTCCAGCAACAGCTTGCGGTACTTCACCACCGCCGGCACGAACCAGCTGAAGTCGAACTTGGCGAGCTCGCCCAGTACGGAAGCCCGCGACGCGACCTGCAGCAATCGCCCTGCATAGCGCGACTCGAACTCGGCCATCGACAGGCTGCGCGGTCGCTTCTGCACGAGGTCGTGGATCAATACCGTGTCGCCGCTGACTTTCGCGACGATGAACGACTCCCCGTTCTCGACCAACGCCAGGGCCGGCAGGCTCGCCATACCGATACGTCCGGCAGACTGCGCGGTGATGCGCGCTTTCAGTCCGAGCTGTTTTGCGGCAAGCAAAAGACGAGTGTCGTCGAACGCTTCGCTGCCGGCACCGTGTTGGTGGCTGAGTTGAGCGGCGTCGGCGGCGATACCGTGGAACTGGGCAAGTAAGACCAGCCCGACCAGAGCGAGGTCCGGCCGATTGCCAGGCGCAACGACGGTGTCTACGACCGCAAGCGCCGCACTTCCCTGTGACATTCGAACCGCCCTTCAAGTAATGCTATGGCACCGCAATGAATGCCTTCCCCAATACGATCAGCGTCACATCGGGAAGGATCGGCTGTCAAGAAATAATCGGCAGCCCGCATGGGCATTCAGCTTGTTCATCAAGCGCTTGCCAGATGAATCTGCTTACCTGCGAAGCCCTGAGCTGATAGGCCTAAGGCGGGCTCGTGTCAGGACTTGAGATCGTTGTGATGGAGCAAACGAGTTTCTTTCGTATAAAACGCTTAAGAGGGCGTTCCGTTGAGAACTGCTCGAAAGGACACAGACGAAGATTGCTCTAAGTCGGACCTGCACAATCCGCTACGCGCGCCATGTGAGTGGAGTCGGCGAAGACTGAGGCCGGGCTCCAAAATTCAGGCGGCCGCATCCTCACAAAAAAATCTCGTCTGGACCGTGGCCTGCTTCCGCAAGACTGGCTGTCAGGATCTTCGGCCGGCATTTGAACCTTTGCAGGCCCGTATGCGCCGCACAAAAAAGCCCCGCTTTAGGCGGGGCTTTGAAGCGCTTCCGGAAGGCGCGCGGCCGCTGGATCGTTGGCCGGGCGGTTGGCTTGCCTTCGGGGTTACGTGGTGCCGGAAATAGGAATCGAACCTACGACCTACGCATTACGAATGCGCCGCTCTACCAACTGAGCTATTCCGGCGAAGACGGCAATTCTAGGCGGCGACGGTCGGCGCGGTCAATCGACCAAGGCCGGAACGTCCCTGATAAGCGGCCAGGAACAGGCCTGGGCACGCTCACCGCTGCTCCCAGGCACGACACCTTCGATGGGCCGGGTACGAACTCCCCTAGGCTGCCGGAACCGGTGCTGCGGCGAGGCTGATACGGCGCATGCGGCGCATTCCGCGGCGCCGTTATCATCCGCGCCATGCAAGCCATCCTCGCCGCACTCGTCGATTCGTCGATCTTCATCCTGTTGTCCTGGGGCATCTGGCGCCTGTTGGGCCGCTCGATCCCGCTGGCGGTGGTGCCGATCGCGATCGGCCTGGGGCTGGCGGCGGTGGGCGGCCTGCCGGCGCAGGTCGGCGTGCCCTCGGCCATCGGCGACCAGTTCGGCTGGGTCGGGGTGCTGGCGCTGGCCTTCACCGCCGGCCTGGAGACCCGCCACGGCGGAGATCCGGCCATGCCCTCGCCTGCTGCGCCGGGTGCGCTCGGCTCGTCCCTGCCCCGTTTCGTTCTCAGTGCCGCGCTGGCGCTGGCGCTGCCGTTCCTGGTCGGCACGGTCGCCGCCCACGCTTATTTCACCGGCCTGCCCGGCTGGGCGCCTCCACGGGGCCAGGACTGGCTCGGTGCGGTCGCGATCGGGCTCTGCGTGGCGGTCAGCGCCTTGCCGGTGCTGATCGGCATCGTCCGCGAACTCAAGGCCGAGCACCGCGCCTTGACCCAGGTGGCGGTCGGCATCGCGGTCGTCGACGACGCGGTGCTGTGGGTCGGCCTGGCGGCGTTGCTGTTGATCGCCGACGGCGGCGCCGGCTTCGCCGGCTGGTCGGGGCTGGATGCGCTGGCGGTCGTGGTGCCGCTGGTTCTCGCCGCGGCCGCCGCATTGGCCGAACGCAAGGCCTGGGTGCCGCCGACAACCGCGATCTGGCTGGCCATGCCGCTGTACCTCGGCGCCTGCTCATCGGCCAGCTCGCAACTGGGGCTGCACGCGCTGCTCGGCGCCTATTTCGGCGGCGCGATCATGGCGCCGGGCTGGATCCGGCGCTTACCGGTCGAGCGGATCGGGCAGCTCGCCCTGGTCGGGCTGGCGCCGCTGTTCTTCGGCCACAGCGGCTTGCGCATCGACGGCGACGCGCTCGGCTGGAGTTCGCTGCAGGCCACCGTGGCCCTGCTGGCCCTGTCGGTGGCGGCGAAGCTGGCGGCCTTGCTGGTGTGCCCGCCGTCGGCGACGTTCTCGCGTCGGGACGCACTGGCGATCGGCGCGCTGCTGCAATGCAAGGGACTGATGGAGATCGTCGCGGCGACCGTGCTGCGCGACAAGGGCCTGCTGTCGGAACCCGCCTACGCCGCGCTGGTCATGCTGGCGGTGCTTTCGACCGTGCTGACCGGCCCGCTGTTCCGTTCGATCGTGGGGCGTCGCAGCGCCGCCCCGGATGCCGACCGCAAGTACGTCTGAGCGAGCCCCACAGACAACCACTCGAGCGCCCGAGCGCTAGGCCGAGCCCTCAACTCACCAATTGCAGGCGCAGTTCTTTGGGCAGGGCGAAGACCATGTTCTCGGGCTCGCCTTCCAGTTCGTTGACGCGCTCGGCGCCGAGTTCGCGCAGGCGTTCGATCACGCCGCGCACCAGCACCTCGGGAGCGGAAGCGCCGGCGGTGATGCCGATGTGCTTGCGGCCGCGCACCCAGTTCGGGTCGATCTCGATCGCGCCGTCGATCAGGTGGGCCTCGACGCCCTCGCGCTCGGACAACTCGCGCAGGCGATTGGAGTTGGAGCTGTTCGGCGAACCGACCACCAGCACCAGGTCGCAACGCGCAGCCAGCGCGCGGACGGCGTCCTGGCGGTTCTGGGTGGCATAGCAGATGTCGTCGTGGCGCGGGCCCTGGATCGCCGGGTACTTCGCCCGCATGGCCTCGATGACCGCGCGGGTGTCGTCGACCGACAAGGTGGTCTGGGTGGTGTAGGCCAGGTTTTCGGGTTGGTCGACTTCGAGCGCGGCGACGTCGTCGATGTCCTCGACCAGGTAGATCCGGCCGGAACCGGCTTCGCGCCGCCACTGACCCATCGTGCCTTCGACTTCCGGATGGCCTTCGTGGCCGATCAGGATCACGTCGCGGCCGGCGCGGCAGTGGCGCGAGACTTCGAGGTGGACCTTGGTCACCAGAGGACAGGTCGCATCGAAGACCTTGAGGCCGCGACGATCTGCTTCCTCGCGCACGGCCTTGGACACGCCGTGGGCGCTGAAGATCACCGTCGCGCCGTCGGGCACTTCGTCGAGTTCTTCGACGAAGACCGCGCCGCGGTGTTTGAGGTCGTCGACGACGAAGCGGTTGTGCACGACTTCGTGACGCACGTAGATCGGCGCGCCGAGCGTCTCGATGGCGCGCTTGACGATCTCGATCGCGCGGTCGACGCCGGCACAGAAGCCACGGGGGTTGGCGAGGATGACGTCCATGGGGGCATTGTACTCCTGGCTAAGGAGCTAGGAGTGAGCCAGGAGTAGCGAGGAGTGAGCAAAAGCGCTCCCGCTCACTTCTCGTTCCCGGGTTTGCTGAACAAACCATAGACCGCGATCCCGATCGCCCCGGCGACGATGGCCGAGTCGGCGATGTTGAACGAGGGCCAATGGTAGTCGCGCCAGTACCACTGGATGAAGTCGACGACATGGCCGTGCAGCATGCGGTCGATGACGTTGCCGATCGCGCCGCCGATCACCAGGGCGTACGGCAGCGCGGTCTTCCAGTCGCCGCGCGAGGTCCGCGACAGCCAGTACCCGAGCAAGCCGCTGATACCGACGGCGAGGATCGCGAAGAAATACTTCTGCCAGCCGCCGGCGTCGCTGAGGAAGCTGAAGGCCGCGCCGGTGTTGTAGCTGCGGTACCAGTTCCAGAAACCGTCGATGACCGGCACCGCGGTGTACTCGGGCAAGGAACTCAGCACCCAGGCCTTGCTGAGCTGGTCGAGCACGATCACGACGATCGAGACGATCAGCCAGGGCAATGCGTTCTTGCGGGGGGTATCGGTCATAAGCCTTCGGTTCTACGGATCGGTGCGAAACCGGTGGATTGAAGCGGCCGCGCGCGATGCCTCGCCGCGCGGCCGTGTTGCAGTCAGAACCAGTGCCGGTCCTCGCCCTCGCCCGCCACGTTGTCGACGCAGCGGCCGCAGAGCTCGGGATGCTCGGCGACGGCGCCTACGTCGGCGCGGTAATGCCAGCAACGCACGCACTTGCTCTTGGCGGTCGGTACGGCGAGCACGGCGATGTCCTTGATGCCGTCGTCGGCGACCACTTCGACATCGCCGCTGATGAACAGGAAACGCAGTTCCTCGGCCAACGGCGCCAGCCAGTTCTGGTCGGACACGCCGCAGCGCAGCGAGATTTCGGCCTCGAGCGCAGCGCCGATCTGGCCCGCAGCACGCATCGGCTCCAGGGTCTTGGCGACGCTGTCGCGCAGCGCGAGCAAGCGCTCGAACTCTTCGTTCGACAAGGCCGCGTCGGCCGGCAACAGGGCCAGGCCGTCGTACCAGGTGGTGAACAGGACGTTGTCTTCGCGTGCGCCGCGTTCGGTCTGCGCCGGCAGATGGCGCCACATCTCGTCGGCCGTGAACGCCAGGATCGGCGCGATCCAGCGCACGAAGGCTTCGCAGATGCGGTACATCGCGCTCTGCGCCGAACGGCGGCCGCGCGAATCCTCCTGCATCGTGTACAGGCGGTCCTTGGTCACGTCGAGGTACAGCGAGCCCAGGTCGACGCTGCAGAAGTTCGACAGCAGTTGCACGATCTCGGCGAAGTCGTAGCGCTCGTAGGCCGAGGCGATGCGGTCCTGCAGTTCGGCGGCGCGATGCACGATCCAGCGGTCCAGCGCGACCATGTCGGCGAGCGCGACCAAGTGCTGGCCGGGATCGAAGCCGGCCAGGTTGCCGAGCAGGAAGCGCGCGGTGTTGCGGATGCGCCGGTAGACGTCGCCGTTCTGCTTGAGGATGGCGTCGGACACCGTCATCTCGTTGCGGAAATCGGTCGAGGCCACCCACAGGCGCAGCACGTCGGCGCCCATCGCGTCGGTGACCTTCTCCGGCGCGAGCGCGTTCTGCATCGACTTCGACATCTTCTTGCCTTCGGCGTCGACGGTGAAACCGTGCGTCAACACCTGCCGGTACGGCGCCACCGCGTCCATCGCCACGCCGCTGAGCAGCGCGCTGTGGAACCAACCGCGGTGCTGGTCGGAGCCTTCCAGATACAGATCGGCCGGCTTGCGCAGCCCGTCCTGCGGCCGCTGTGCGAGCACGCATTCGTGGCTGGTGCCCGAGTCGAACCAGACGTCGAGAATGTCGTTGACCTTCTCGTAGCCCTCGGCCTCGTCGCCGAGCAGCTCTTCGGCGGTCATCGAATACCAGGCGTCGACGCCTTCGCGCTCGACCCGGTCGGCGACCTGGTGCATCACTTCGACCGTGCGCGGATGCGGCTCACCGGTTTCGCGACTGAAGAACAGCGCGATCGGCACGCCCCAGTAGCGCTGGCGCGAGATGGTCCAGTCCGGACGCGCCTCGATCATGTTGTAGATGCGCGCCTCGCCCCAGCCCGGCACCCAGGACACGCCGCCGATCGCGGCGAGCGCGTCGCGGCGCAGCCCGGCCTGCTCCATCGAGATGAACCATTGCGGCGTGGCGCGGAACACCACCGGCGTCTTGTGGCGCCAGCAATGCGGATAGCTGTGCTTGAGGCGGCCGGTAGCGAGCAAGGCGCCGCGCTCGCGCAGCACCTCCAGCAATAGCGCATCGATCTTGAAGATGTGCTGCCCGGCCAGTTCGTGCGAGCCCGCCGGCGGCGTCGACGGCAGGTAACGGCCGCGCGCGTCGACCGGATTGATCTGCGCGGCGCTGTAACGCTCGATCAGGCCGTACTTGAGCGAAACCGCATAGTCCTCCTGGCCGTGGCCGGGCGCGGTGTGCACCGCACCGGTACCGGCCTCGACGGTGACGTGGTCGCCGAGCAGCACCGGGATTTCGCGGT is a window of Lysobacter antibioticus DNA encoding:
- a CDS encoding cation:proton antiporter, with protein sequence MQAILAALVDSSIFILLSWGIWRLLGRSIPLAVVPIAIGLGLAAVGGLPAQVGVPSAIGDQFGWVGVLALAFTAGLETRHGGDPAMPSPAAPGALGSSLPRFVLSAALALALPFLVGTVAAHAYFTGLPGWAPPRGQDWLGAVAIGLCVAVSALPVLIGIVRELKAEHRALTQVAVGIAVVDDAVLWVGLAALLLIADGGAGFAGWSGLDALAVVVPLVLAAAAALAERKAWVPPTTAIWLAMPLYLGACSSASSQLGLHALLGAYFGGAIMAPGWIRRLPVERIGQLALVGLAPLFFGHSGLRIDGDALGWSSLQATVALLALSVAAKLAALLVCPPSATFSRRDALAIGALLQCKGLMEIVAATVLRDKGLLSEPAYAALVMLAVLSTVLTGPLFRSIVGRRSAAPDADRKYV
- the lspA gene encoding signal peptidase II, yielding MTDTPRKNALPWLIVSIVVIVLDQLSKAWVLSSLPEYTAVPVIDGFWNWYRSYNTGAAFSFLSDAGGWQKYFFAILAVGISGLLGYWLSRTSRGDWKTALPYALVIGGAIGNVIDRMLHGHVVDFIQWYWRDYHWPSFNIADSAIVAGAIGIAVYGLFSKPGNEK
- a CDS encoding type I secretion system permease/ATPase codes for the protein MSQGSAALAVVDTVVAPGNRPDLALVGLVLLAQFHGIAADAAQLSHQHGAGSEAFDDTRLLLAAKQLGLKARITAQSAGRIGMASLPALALVENGESFIVAKVSGDTVLIHDLVQKRPRSLSMAEFESRYAGRLLQVASRASVLGELAKFDFSWFVPAVVKYRKLLLEVFAVSFFIQMFALITPLFYQVVMDKVLVHHGLTTLHVIAVGLVSIAVFDVVLSGLRTYVFAHTTSKIDVELGARLFRHILALPLAYFESRRVGDTMARVRELENIRTFLTGQALTSVLDLFFTVVFLAVMFYYSGWLTLIVVISLPVYALWSASITPVLRKRLNEKFARSADNQSFLVETVTGIGTIKATAVDPRVTRTWDNQLAGYVGAAFRVTRLATIGQQGVQLVQKLVSIAILFWGAQLVIAGDLSIGQLIAFNMLAGQVAAPIIRLAQLWQDFQQVGISVERLGDILNTRTELPGSRMVLPPIRGQVTFEGVTFRYRPDAAEVLSGIDFNIAAGEVIGIVGRSGSGKSTLTKLVQRLYVPERGRVLIDGHDLALADPAWLRRQLGVVLQENFLFNRSVRENIALSDPGIPLERVIHAAKLAGAHDFIVELPEGYDTKVGEQGAGLSGGQRQRIAIARALITDPRILIFDEATSALDYESEHAVMANMRAICKGRTVLIIAHRLSTVRQANRIVVVEKGRIVESGSHAELLERPDGHYAYLHRLQQG
- the ispH gene encoding 4-hydroxy-3-methylbut-2-enyl diphosphate reductase encodes the protein MDVILANPRGFCAGVDRAIEIVKRAIETLGAPIYVRHEVVHNRFVVDDLKHRGAVFVEELDEVPDGATVIFSAHGVSKAVREEADRRGLKVFDATCPLVTKVHLEVSRHCRAGRDVILIGHEGHPEVEGTMGQWRREAGSGRIYLVEDIDDVAALEVDQPENLAYTTQTTLSVDDTRAVIEAMRAKYPAIQGPRHDDICYATQNRQDAVRALAARCDLVLVVGSPNSSNSNRLRELSEREGVEAHLIDGAIEIDPNWVRGRKHIGITAGASAPEVLVRGVIERLRELGAERVNELEGEPENMVFALPKELRLQLVS